The Candidatus Thiothrix anitrata genome includes the window TGCCGATGCGTTGAATGGTTTGCGCTTGGCTATATTGGACAATTTGTGACAGAATTTCGTCACGTAAATTGCGGTCGCCGACGCTTAATTTGATCTTAATCAATTGGTGGTGGTCGAGTGCTCCGCTAATTTCTTCCAAGATCGTGGGTTTCAGCCCGTGCTGACCGACCATCACAACGGGTTTGAGGTCGTGTGCGCGAGTACGCAGCCGTTTTTTCTGAGTTTCGTTCAGTTCCATGATACGCTTTCCGTAAATTGACGAAGTGTAATGAGTGATATTGAGGCATGGCAAGAAGCAAAAGCAGTCAACGCTGGTTAGGTGAGCATTTTAGTGATGAATTTGTCAAAAAAGCACAGCAAGAAGGTTATCGTTCGCGTGCAGTTTACAAATTAAAGGAAATTCAGGAGAAAGATCGCATTATCCAGCCGTGCATGAAGGTCGTGGACTTAGGCGCGGCTCCCGGTGGGTGGAGTCAGTACGCAACAAAATTGATTGGACGTAAAGGACGAATCGTGGCTAGTGATATTTTGCCATTAGACCCTTTACCGTTTGTGGAGTTTGTGTTGGGCGACTTCCGTGACGATGCCGTTTTAGCCGAAATTTTAGGGTTATTGGGTGATGATAAGGCTGATCTTGTAATTTCGGACATGGCACCCAATATGAGTGGCGTGGATGCTGTCGATCAACCCCGCGCCGTTCATCTATGTGAACTTGCGTTAGATATGGCGCGGCAGGTATTAAAGCCGGGTGGAGCCTTCTTAGTAAAGCTTTTTCAAGGAGCTGGTTCGGAAGAATACTTGCGTGAAGTGCGTAGTAGCTTCAAAACCGTGAAAGTAAGAAAGCCAGCAGCGTCAAGACCCCGCAGCAGGGAAGTTTATGTGCTTGCCCAAGGTTTTGTGGTGTAATATAGGCTCGGATGGGTGTCACTGTGCATGGTGATACGCGTAAGTTGATAACGGAGAAATCTTTTGAACGATTTAAGCAAAAATTTACTGATCTGGGCTGTTATCGCCTTTGTCCTGATTGCGGTATTCAGTAAATTTAGTGCGCCAGTACAGTCCTCTTCAGCCGTACCGTATTCGGAGTTTTTGAGTAGTGTCCACAATGGCACTGTTAAGGAAGTCGAGATTCGTGGCCAGAAAATCATTGGATTAGATGGGAATGGTAGCAAATTTGTTACCTATAGCCCACCGAATGATCCGAAGCTGGTTGATGATTTGGTGAAGCATAACGTCAAATTCCAAGCTTCCCCACCCGAAGAGCGTTCTATCCTCTGGGAAATTATTATTAATTGGGTGCCGTTTCTATTGATTATCGGTTTGTGGATCTACATCATGCGCCAGATGCAAGGTGGCGGTGGCGGTCGTGGTGCAATGTCGTTTGGTAAAAGTCGTGCGCGGATGATGACCGAAGACCAAGTAAAAGTGAATTTTAACGATGTCGCTGGCTGTGATGAAGCCAAGGAAGAAGTGGGTGAACTGGTCGAGTTTTTGCGCGATCCGGGCAAATTTCAGAAGCTCGGTGGTAAAATTCCACGCGGTGTATTGATGGTAGGCTCACCTGGTACCGGTAAAACATTGCTGGCAAAGGCGATTGCGGGTGAAGCGAAAGTACCATTCTTCAGCATTTCCGGTTCCGATTTTGTGGAAATGTTCGTTGGTGTGGGTGCTTCTCGTGTACGCGATATGTTTGAACAGGCTAAAAAGCACGCGCCTTGCATTATCTTTATCGACGAAATTGATGCGGTAGGCCGTCAACGTGGTGCGGGTGTAGGTGGTGGTCACGATGAACGTGAACAGACCCTCAACCAGTTGCTGGTCGAAATGGACGGATTTGAAGGCAGTGAAGGTATTATTGTGATTGCGGCGACTAACCGCCCGGACGTTTTGGATGCGGCATTGTTGCGACCCGGTCGTTTTGACCGTCAGGTAGTCGTGCCGTTGCCAGACGTGCGTGGTCGTGAGCACATCCTTAAAGTGCACATGCGTAAAGTGCCGTTGGGCGATGACGTGAAGGCATCTTTGATTGCACGTGGTACGCCGGGTTTCTCTGGTGCGGACTTAGCGAACTTAGTCAATGAAGCGGCTTTATTTGCAGCGCGTAATAATAAACGCACCGTTGATATGGTGGAGTTTGAGAAGGCCAAAGATAAGATAATGATGGGTGCTGAACGTAAGTCCATGGTTATGAAAGAAGCTGAGAAATTGGCGACAGCTTACCATGAAGCTGGTCATGCAATTGTTGGCTTGAGCGTTCCTGAGCATGATCCTGTCTATAAGGTCAGCATCATTCCGCGTGGTCGTGCACTGGGTGTAACCATGTATTTACCGGAAGAGGATCGCTACAGCGCGAGTAAACAGCGTCTGGAAAGTCAAATTTCCAGCTTGTACGGTGGCCGCATCGCTGAAGAGTTGATTTACGGTATTGAAGGTGTAACGACTGGTGCATCTAATGATATTGAGCGTGCAACCAGTATTGCACGTAACATGGTTACCAAATGGGGGTTGTCAAGTCGGATGGGGCCATTAGCGTATTCCGAGGACGAGGGCGAAGTCTTCTTGGGGCGTTCTGTCACGCAGCATAAGCATGTGTCTGATGAAACGGCTTTCGCGATTGACGGTGAAATTCGTCAGGTGATTGACCGTAATTATAACCGTGCTAAGCAGATTCTCACTGATAAAATGAGTGTATTGCACGCAATGGCACAAGCACTGATGAAATACGAGACAATTGATCGCGCTCAGGTGGATGCCTTGATGCGTGGTGAAGAGCCGCCGCCGCCAGCTGATTGGACTGATGATGACTCATCGGGCGGTAAAGGTACACCGAGTAAGCCGCGTGCGTCGGAGGGTGATAAAACTGACGGGAGTGTTATTGGTGGGGCGGCTAGCTCACATTAAGCATTCTCACCGTTGATTAAAATGAAGGCGCGAATTTGGGTTCGCGCCTTTTCTTTTTGGGGAGTAGCGAGAATGTCAGTGGTGATAACGCACAGCGTAAGGGTGATGGGGATTCTTAATGTAACTCCCGACTCGTTTTCTGATGGCGGCAAATTTCATGGGTGTGATGTCGCTTTGCGTCATGTGGAACAAATGTTGCTGGATGGTGCAACAATTATTGATGTGGGCGGTGAGTCGACGCGCCCCGGTGCACAGGCGGTAACATTACAGGCGGAATTAGATCGTGTTGTGCCCGTCATCGAAGCCATTAACGAGCGTTTTGAGGTATTGGTGTCAGTGGATACCAGTAAGCCTGAAGTCATGCAGGCAGCCGTTGCTGCGGGTGCGGGCATGATTAATGACGTGCGGGCGTTGCAGGAGCCGGGTGCGTTGGCGGTTTGTGCGGATTTGTCCGTGCCCATTTGTTTGATGCACATGCAGGGGGAGCCGCGCACCATGCAGCAAAATCCACAATACGCTGATGTGGTGTGGGATGTTTACCGCTTCTTTAAGGCGCGAATTCAAGCGTGTGAAGTGGCTGGTATTGAGCGTGAACGTTTGATTCTTGATCCGGGGTTTGGTTTTGGTAAGACATTGCAGCATAATGTTGCGCTTTTATTTCAATTACGCGAATTACAGCGGCTAAACTTACCTTTACTGGTGGGATTGTCGCGTAAATCCATGATTGGTGCATTGTTAGGTGGTATTCCCGTGGAACAGCGAATGTCGGGCAGTGTCACCGCTGCGGTGATGGCGGCAGTGAACGGCGCGTCGATTGTGCGGGTGCATGATGTCAAAGAAACGGTTGAGGCAATTAGTTTTTACAACGCAGCATTGGAAGTTTGGATGACAAGCTAGACGGGTGTTTGGTTTGAATTGAGTGGTAGGATTTTACAGCAATGGCAAGAAAATATTTCGGTACAGACGGGATTCGCGGCAAAATCGGGCGTTATCCGATGACCCCTGACTTTGTATTAAAATTAGGTTGGGCAGCGGGAAAAGTGCTGGCAAGTAACGGACATCCTTTGGTGTTGATCGGTAAGGATACGCGGATTTCCGGTTACATGCTGGAATCTGCATTGCAAGCAGGTTTGGTGGCTGCGGGTGTGAATATCCGTTTATTAGGGCCGATGCCTACGCCTGCGGTGGCTTATTTAA containing:
- the rlmE gene encoding 23S rRNA (uridine(2552)-2'-O)-methyltransferase RlmE; protein product: MARSKSSQRWLGEHFSDEFVKKAQQEGYRSRAVYKLKEIQEKDRIIQPCMKVVDLGAAPGGWSQYATKLIGRKGRIVASDILPLDPLPFVEFVLGDFRDDAVLAEILGLLGDDKADLVISDMAPNMSGVDAVDQPRAVHLCELALDMARQVLKPGGAFLVKLFQGAGSEEYLREVRSSFKTVKVRKPAASRPRSREVYVLAQGFVV
- the ftsH gene encoding ATP-dependent zinc metalloprotease FtsH; its protein translation is MNDLSKNLLIWAVIAFVLIAVFSKFSAPVQSSSAVPYSEFLSSVHNGTVKEVEIRGQKIIGLDGNGSKFVTYSPPNDPKLVDDLVKHNVKFQASPPEERSILWEIIINWVPFLLIIGLWIYIMRQMQGGGGGRGAMSFGKSRARMMTEDQVKVNFNDVAGCDEAKEEVGELVEFLRDPGKFQKLGGKIPRGVLMVGSPGTGKTLLAKAIAGEAKVPFFSISGSDFVEMFVGVGASRVRDMFEQAKKHAPCIIFIDEIDAVGRQRGAGVGGGHDEREQTLNQLLVEMDGFEGSEGIIVIAATNRPDVLDAALLRPGRFDRQVVVPLPDVRGREHILKVHMRKVPLGDDVKASLIARGTPGFSGADLANLVNEAALFAARNNKRTVDMVEFEKAKDKIMMGAERKSMVMKEAEKLATAYHEAGHAIVGLSVPEHDPVYKVSIIPRGRALGVTMYLPEEDRYSASKQRLESQISSLYGGRIAEELIYGIEGVTTGASNDIERATSIARNMVTKWGLSSRMGPLAYSEDEGEVFLGRSVTQHKHVSDETAFAIDGEIRQVIDRNYNRAKQILTDKMSVLHAMAQALMKYETIDRAQVDALMRGEEPPPPADWTDDDSSGGKGTPSKPRASEGDKTDGSVIGGAASSH
- the folP gene encoding dihydropteroate synthase — its product is MSVVITHSVRVMGILNVTPDSFSDGGKFHGCDVALRHVEQMLLDGATIIDVGGESTRPGAQAVTLQAELDRVVPVIEAINERFEVLVSVDTSKPEVMQAAVAAGAGMINDVRALQEPGALAVCADLSVPICLMHMQGEPRTMQQNPQYADVVWDVYRFFKARIQACEVAGIERERLILDPGFGFGKTLQHNVALLFQLRELQRLNLPLLVGLSRKSMIGALLGGIPVEQRMSGSVTAAVMAAVNGASIVRVHDVKETVEAISFYNAALEVWMTS
- a CDS encoding YhbY family RNA-binding protein, encoding MELNETQKKRLRTRAHDLKPVVMVGQHGLKPTILEEISGALDHHQLIKIKLSVGDRNLRDEILSQIVQYSQAQTIQRIGNIAVLYRRNPDRPDILKQTF